In one Myxocyprinus asiaticus isolate MX2 ecotype Aquarium Trade chromosome 1, UBuf_Myxa_2, whole genome shotgun sequence genomic region, the following are encoded:
- the LOC127413295 gene encoding vitamin D 25-hydroxylase-like: MVSINRMTSLFSVSWEQTVVWLCSLLITLFILLVIRHLVKQRRPRGFPPGPTPLPMIGNILSLATEPHVYMKRQSDIYGQIFSLDLGGISTVILNGYDAIKECLYHQSEVFADRPSLPLFKKMTKMGGLLNCKYGRGWIEHHKLAVNSFRYFGSGQRMFERISEECLFFLDAIDKYKGKPFNPKHLVTNAVSNITNLIIFGQRFTYDDSDFQHMIELFSENVELAASGWAFLYNAFPWIEYLPFGKHQKLFRNASEVYDFLLQMIKRFSQDRVPQSPQHYIDAYLDEMEQSATDKATSFSKENLIFSVGELIIAGTETTTNCLRWAMLYMALYPSIQDNVQREIDCVLNGRPPALEDKQRMPYVEAVLHEVLRLCNIVPLGIFRATSQDAVVRGYTIPRGTMVITNLYSVHFDEKYWSDPSIFCPERFLDLNGKFVRREAFLPFSIGKRHCLGEQLARLEMFLFFTTLLQRFRLQFPEGFIPTLSPKLGMTLQPRPYSICAIRREQ; this comes from the exons ATGGTATCGATTAATCGGATGACATCTCTATTCTCTGTGTCTTGGGAGCAAACTGTCGTATGGTTGTGCAGTTTGCTCATTACACTATTCATTTTGCTGGTGATTCGCCATCTCGTAAAGCAGCGGAGACCCCGAGGGTTTCCCCCTGGACCGACACCTTTGCCCATGATAGGGAATATACTGTCCCTTGCCACAGAGCCTCACGTCTACATGAAGAGGCAGAGTGATATCTACGGACAG ATTTTTAGTCTCGACCTGGGAGGAATCTCAACTGTTATTCTAAATGGTTATGATGCCATTAAAGAGTGCCTGTATCACCAGAGTGAGGTTTTTGCAGACCGGCCATCCCTCCCTTTATTTAAGAAGATGACTAAAATGGGAG GACTTCTGAACTGCAAATATGGTCGGGGTTGGATCGAACACCACAAACTGGCTGTGAACAGCTTCCGCTACTTTGGCAGCGGCCAGAGGATGTTTGAGAGGATTTCTGAGGAGTGCCTGTTTTTTCTAGATGCCATCGACAAGTACAAGGGCAAGCCCTTTAACCCCAAGCATCTCGTTACCAACGCAGTGTCCAACATCACCAATCTCATTATCTTCGGGCAGCGATTCACTTATGACGACAGCGATTTTCAGCACATGATTGAGCTCTTCAGTGAGAACGTTGAGCTGGCAGCCAGTGGCTGGGCCTTCCTGTACAACGCCTTCCCCTGGATTGAGTACCTGCCCTTTGGGAAGCATCAAAAGCTGTTCCGCAATGCCAGCGAAGTGTACGACTTCCTTCTGCAAATGATCAAGCGCTTCTCACAAGACAGGGTTCCCCAGTCACCACAACATTACATTGACGCTTACTTGGATGAGATGGAGCAGAGCGCCACTGATAAGGCCACATCTTTCTCGAAAGAGAATCTAATTTTCTCTGTTGGAGAACTCATCATTGCCGGCACAGAGACCACCACAAATTGTCTGCGCTGGGCCATGCTCTACATGGCTCTATATCCAAGTATACAAG ATAATGTCCAAAGGGAGATTGATTGTGTCCTGAATGGCAGGCCACCGGCTCTTGAAGACAAACAGAGGATGCCCTATGTGGAAGCAGTGCTCCATGAAGTCTTGCGCCTTTGTAACATTGTCCCACTGGGTATCTTCCGCGCTACCTCTCAAGATGCAGTGGTGCGTGGCTATACGATCCCCAGGGGCACCATGGTGATCACTAACCTGTACTCAGTGCACTTTGATGAGAAGTACTGGAGTGATCCATCCATCTTCTGCCCTGAGAGGTTCCTTGACCTTAATGGTAAATTTGTCAGACGTGAGGCATTTCTCCCCTTCTCAATAG GCAAACGTCACTGTCTTGGTGAGCAGTTGGCCAGGTTGGAGATGTTCTTATTCTTCACCACATTGCTCCAGAGGTTCCGCCTTCAATTCCCAGAGGGCTTTATTCCAACTCTTAGCCCGAAACTGGGCATGACTCTGCAACCTCGGCCATACTCCATATGTGCCATCAGAAGAGAGCAGTAA
- the LOC127414174 gene encoding piggyBac transposable element-derived protein 3-like isoform X1, whose amino-acid sequence MDRDYGSLLSTLKRRRQLTADELRFIAEEDMAHEGMSTQEEDLLDQELLQEDPDHEEMEDEMEPDPQPRPSTGHSRTGPKSARKRKCFPDSVSYPSYSDIDSQAPKPLPFKPSHPFGIDLGSVRQPVRSTSNMMLREIYFFMLFFTQAVVAEICSFSNHQGWELVLNCPSYSSYQGAWMEVTSDEFYKFLVLLIYMGFSILPDSHCHWGTKSLQGSWARGFISRDRYKALLAALHVVDPTTEDNQDRLRKLRYLMDHLKQKCQQLFQPNQNLAKDERMVKSKSRSGFKQYMKGKPTQWGFKLWVIATSDSGYTLDFNGYTGSHDGCVTDLATKVVESLLQPRPGPQCLVLQLLHVPSTYG is encoded by the exons atggatagagactacggctccctgctcagcaccctcaagaggaggaggcagctgactgctgatgagcttaggttcatagcagaggaggacatggctcatgagggcatgagcacacaggaggaagatctgctggaccaggaactactgcaggaagatccagaccatgaggagatggaggatgagatggaacctgatccccagccaagaccatcaactgg ccattctcgcacaggtcccaagtcagcaagaaagcgtaaatgcttccctgactctgtttcttatccctcgtactctgacatcgattcacaggcaccaaaacctcttccatttaagcctagccatccattcggtattgacttaggtagcgtgcgtcagcctgtgcggtcaacctccaatatgatgttgcgagaaatttactttttcatgctgttttttactcaggctgtagttgctgagatatgcagcttttcaaaccatcaggggtgggagctcgtcctaaactgtccatcatattccagctaccaaggagcttggatggaggtgacctctgatgaattttacaaatttcttgtgttgctcatttacatggggttttcaattctccctgattcccattgtcattggggaaccaagtcacttcagggctcgtgggcgaggggatttatatcgcgtgaccgctacaaggcacttttagcagctctacatgttgtagaccctaccacagaggataatcaggatcgccttaggaagttgcgttatcttatggaccacctcaaacaaaaatgccagcagctctttcagcctaaccaaaatctcgcaaaagatgaacgtatggtcaagtctaaatctcggtcaggatttaaacaatacatgaagggcaagcctactcagtggggttttaaattatgggtaattgcaacatcagactcggggtatactctcgactttaatggttacacaggtagtcatgatgggtgtgtcactgacttggccaccaaagtagttgaatcattactgcagccaagaccagggccacaatgtttggttttacaacttttacacgtccccagcacttatggttaa